One genomic window of Lytechinus variegatus isolate NC3 chromosome 1, Lvar_3.0, whole genome shotgun sequence includes the following:
- the LOC121424833 gene encoding cell division cycle protein 27 homolog, with protein sequence MVIQEPVQAAIWQCLNHYAYEDATFLAERLYAEVGSDEGLFLLATCYYRSGHPMSAYTLLQTKGCPTPACRFLMARCCLDLEKLSDCETALSGSPIMKPNTCDDVVSFFKESAPYALSVLGKLCSETERLSKSIEAHKLALKHNPFLWSSFEAICDLGEKVDPEKTFHFVSTPTVTTTPNQQDSYPILDTENMGGTGHLNTSATEVHVTPVPSETPQDQLITHLSGIKPLPLTAPDFNSDPGVTPDSMITPFTIPNAPLSSRQSQARISRLHLSSTSSSPYSPLTPSFGVLPLDTPSPTPANQTSFTGDSNLPDAKAPIRRVITRRGPQGIKPPVFSQSGNSSNTKDPALTSLQQSPAPAGSAVQLLFPSAHGVRRSSRLFSNANSVKENTSATTKTTANRTKTGVSKVQKGKTRARTTRSSTITKPPDTDDITKLENQKSNELNKANNAAANLQLQIADMQKTSAEGLLRLLRDVGKAYQALSRYDLKKAVELFKSLPPQHYNTAWVLCHVGKALFEMAQYHKAEAIFSEVRKLEPHHLGYMEIYSTTLWHLQKETALSALAQDLTDFNPESPQAWCAAGNCFSLQKEHESAIKFFQRAIQVDPKFAYAYTLLGHEYVATEELDRAMACFRNAIRINPRHYNAWYGTGMIYYKQEKFALAEMHYCKALAINPQSSVLLVHISVVQHALHKSEQALATLAKAVRLDSNNPLCRFHRASILFATEKYQDALKELEEMKQMTPSESLVYFLIGKVYKKLGQTHQALANFSWALDLDPKGANSQIKEALDKHYLPEDDEPAVAALAQADTPSQGGVEDSDPTEDTSRDSILDGEDMQLQANESDESL encoded by the exons ATGGTAATTCAAGAGCCCGTTCAG GCGGCCATCTGGCAGTGTTTAAATCATTATGCCTACGAAGATGCTACCTTTCTGGCAGAGAGACTGTATGCTGAAG ttGGGTCAGATGAGGGTCTATTCCTCCTTGCCACCTGTTATTACCGGTCAGGCCATCCAATGAGTGCCTATACCTTGCTACAGACCAAAGGCTGTCCGACTCCAGCTTGCAGATTCCTCATGGCCAGATGCTGCCTGGATTTAGAGAA gctATCTGACTGTGAAACAGCATTATCGGGGTCACCAATAATGAAGCCTAATACGTGTGATGATgttgtatcattttttaaagaatcagCACCTTATGCACTCTCAGTACTAGGAAAATTATGCAG TGAAACAGAAAGGTTATCTAAATCAATAGAGGCACACAAGCTAGCTCTGAAGCACAACCCTTTCCTGTGGAGTTCCTTTGAGGCAATCTGTGATTTAG GTGAGAAGGTCGATCCCGAAAAGACGTTTCACTTCGTTTCCACACCGACTGTTACAACGACACCCAATCAGCAAGATTCCTACCCCATCTTGGACACAGAGAACATGGGTGGGACCGGGCACCTCAACACATCAGCAACTGAAGTACATGTAACACCAGTACCATCAGAAACACCTCAG GACCAACTGATTACCCATCTCTCTGGTATCAAGCCTCTACCATTGACCGCTCCCGATTTCAATAGTGACCCTGGTGTTACCCCTGACAGCATGATAACACCCTTCACTATACCCAATGCACCCCTGTCTTCCAGGCAATCTCAAGCCAGGATAAGTAGACTACACCTCTCTTCcacctcatcatcaccatatagTCCTCTTACGCCAAG CTTTGGTGTTTTACCTCTAGATACACCCAGTCCTACCCCTGCCAATCAAACATCATTTACAGGAGATAGTAATCTACCTGATGCCAAGGCGCCCATCAGGAGA gTGATAACGAGAAGAGGCCCACAAGGTATCAAACCTCCTGTATTCAGCCAATCGGGTAACAGCAGTAATACCAAAGACCCCGCCCTCACCTCACTCCAGCAAAGTCCTGCCCCGGCTGG ATCTGCAGTACAACTACTCTTTCCATCAGCTCATGGGGTCAGAAGAAGTTCTCGTCTGTTCAGCAATGCTAACTCAGTTAAG GAAAATACAAGTGCAACAACCAAGACCACCGCCAATAGAACGAAAACGGGTGTTAGTAAAGTGCAGAAGGGAAAGACGAGAGCAAGAACAACAAGAAGTTCAACAATTACGAAGCCTCCAGATACAGATGATATAACAAAGCTAGAAAATCAGAAATCAAATGAACTCAATAAAGCCAATAATGCTGCTGCTAATTTGCAGCTCCAGATCGCTGACATGCAGAAGACATCAGCAG AGGGTCTTCTTCGCTTATTACGGGACGTTGGCAAAGCATACCAGGCTCTTAGTCGGTATGACTTGAAGAAAGCAGTAGAGCTCTTTAAATCCCTTCCACCTCAACACTACAATACAGCATGGGTGCTATGTCATGTTGGCAAGGCATTGTTTGAGATGGCTCAATATCATAAG GCAGAGGCAATATTTTCAGAAGTACGGAAACTAGAACCCCACCATCTAGGTTATATGGAGATCTACTCAACAACGTTATGGCACTTACAGAAGGAGACTGCACTGTCTGCCCTTGCACAAGACCTTACCGATTTCAATCCAGAGTCTCCTCAG GCCTGGTGTGCAGCTGGTAATTGCTTCAGTTTACAAAAGGAGCATGAATCTGCTATCAAGTTTTTCCAAAGAGCAATACAG GTTGATCCCAAGTTCGCCTATGCGTACACGTTATTAGGACATGAATATGTAGCTACAGAGGAGTTGGACAGGGCCATGGCATGCTTCAGAAATGCTATAAGGATAAACCCTAGGCATTATAATGCATG GTATGGTACTGGTATGATATATTATAAGCAGGAGAAGTTTGCCCTTGCTGAGATGCATTACTGTAAAGCACTTGCCATTAATCCTCAGAGTTCTGTACTACTCGTTCATATAAGTGTG GTTCAACATGCCCTTCACAAGTCTGAACAGGCCCTTGCTACTCTAGCCAAAGCTGTACGCCTTGATTCAAACAACCCCCTTTGTAGGTTTCATCGTGCTTCAATATTATTTGCAACTGAGAAATACCAG GATGCCTTGAAAGAGCTAGAAGAAATGAAACAGATGACTCCATCAGAATCATTAGTCTACTTCCTTATAGGAAAG GTATACAAGAAACTAGGTCAAACTCATCAAGCCTTGGCAAACTTCTCATGGGCCCTAGACCTAGATCCTAAAGGAGCCAACAGTCAGATCAAAGAAGCTCTGGACAAGCATTACCTTCCTGAGGATGACGAACCAGCAGTTGCTGCTCTAGCTCAAGCAGACACACCCAGTCAAG GAGGTGTTGAAGATTCTGATCCTACAGAAGACACGTCAAGGGATAGTATACTGGATGGAGAGGACATGCAACTCCAAGCTAATGAGAGTGATGAGAGTTTATGA